TGGTGAAGTCGGCGAGCTCGGCCGTCTCCGCCGCGTCCAGATCCGTGTAGTCGGCGACGTGACGGTAGGGGACGACCATGAGGTGACCGCCGTTGTACGGGTACAGGTTGAGGACCGCGTACACGCTCCGGCCCCGGGCGATCACCAGCCCGTCCTCGTCCGACTTCGACGGAATCGAGCAGAACGGACAGCCGTCCTCGGCGCCCGGCCCGGTCGGCTTGTTCTCGCCCTGGATGTACGCCATCCGATGAGGCGTCCACAGGCGCTGGAACGCGTCCCGCGTCCCCACTCCGATCTGCTGTTCCGGCTCAGTCGTCATGCTGTGCAGCATATTGCGTCGCCCGTTCGGAACGTGTCGCCGGGGCGGAAGATCCATGCAGCGGCCATGCTGATCCGATGGACGTGAGACCCGAGAAGCAGGAGCGCTGGGACCGTCGCATGGAGAAGCCGCTCGCGGTGGCGTCCCTGCTCTTCCTCGCCGGGTACACGGTACGGGTGCTCGCCCACGGCATGGACCAGGTCTGGCTGGACCTCTGCCTGGCGGTCACGCTCGGGTCG
This sequence is a window from Streptomyces sp. NBC_00691. Protein-coding genes within it:
- a CDS encoding HIT family protein — protein: MLHSMTTEPEQQIGVGTRDAFQRLWTPHRMAYIQGENKPTGPGAEDGCPFCSIPSKSDEDGLVIARGRSVYAVLNLYPYNGGHLMVVPYRHVADYTDLDAAETAELADFTKRAMIALRAASGAHGFNIGMNQGAVAGAGIAAHLHQHVVPRWGGDTNFMPVVGHTKVLPQLLADTRKMLADAWPATV